The Leptospirales bacterium sequence ACTTGATGAACTTTCGAATGTTGTCGAAGATTCGGCGACCCTCGCGCACGGCGCTGGAAATCGTGGCGAAGTTGTCGTCGAGCAACACCATATGCGCAGCTTCTCGGGAAACGTCAGTTCCAGTTCGCCCCATGGCGACGCCGATATTTGCGCGACGCAAGGCAGGCGCATCGTTGACGCCATCTCCCGTCATGGCTACATAGTGACCCTTCTTTTGCAGGGCCCGCACAATGCGTAGCTTCTGTTCCGGCGCCACTCGCGCATAAACGCGAATACGCTCCACAAGCTGTTCGAAACTGGTTTCATCCAAAGCCGCCAGTTGCGGGCCATGGATCAGCTCTGTCTCCGGATCGCGCATGATCCCGAGTTTGACAGCAATTGCGGAAGCGGTCAGGGGATGGTCGCCAGTTATCATGACCGGCGTGATGCCAGCAGTGAAACAATCGGCAATTGCCTGTCTGGCCTCATCGCGCGGCGGATCGATCATACCCGCGAGGCCCACCGGCCTGAGCTCGCTCTCCAGTCGCAGGCGCTGCTCATCGTCCGGCGCTTGGTCCAGCAGACGCAGGCCGAAGGCCAGCACGCGCATTCCGCGATTTGCCATATCTTCCGCCAGAGGCAGCAGCGCAGCGCCCGCGTCATCTGCACATGCTGCGAGCAAGGATTCCACGCCGCCCTTGGTTACGCAGAGGAAGCGCTCGCCGTAGCGATGAACGGTGGTCATCCGCTTGCGTTCAGAATCAAAGGGCAGCTCGTCGATGCGCAAATGTCGCTGCAATTCTGCGGCGCTTTCCAATCGTTGATCTCTGGCGTAGCGCAACAGGGCGAGTTCTGTAGGATCGCCTATCTCTTCGTCGCCGCTCTGGCGAACATCTTGATTCAGAAGCATCGCCAGGGTCAGCCAGCTGGAACATGGCAATCCCTGCCAATCGCCCTGCGCAGCATACGTTTCCACAACCGTCATTCGATTCTGCGTCAGAGTACCGGTCTTGTCGGAACAGATGTAGGTGACAGAACCAAGCGTTTCCACTGCCGGCAGTTTACGGATCAAAGCTTGTCTGGATGCAAGGCGGCGGGCGCCCAGCGCCAGCGCTATGGAAACAACTGCCGGCAGCGCCTCGGGAATGGCAGCGACCGCCAGGGAAATAGAAACCAGCAGCATCTGCAGCGGCGCCTCTCCGCGCATCAAACCGACTACAAAAAGCAGCGCGCAAATTCCCAGGACAGCAAGCGAGAGCCGTTTGCCAAAATCAGCGAGGCGCTGCTGCAGCGGCGTTGGGCCGCTCTTTTCTTGCAACAGCAACGCAATTCGGCCCAGCTCCGTGTTCATGCCAGTGGCAACCGTCAGGCCCAGCCCGCGACCATAAGCTACCGTCGAACCCTTGAAGACCATGTTCAGACGATCGCCTGGCGAAAGGGCCGCGCCGCTGATGACGGCGATGCTCTTTTCCACCGGTTGCGACTCGCCAGTCAGAGCGGCCTCCTCCATCAAGAGCGAGTGCGATTCAATCAGCCGCAAATCAGCAGGTATCATGTCGCCTGCTTCAACGGCGACGACGTCGCCCGCTACCACCTGGTCCGCTGGAACAATTTGCAGCTGCCGATCGCGCCATACGCGCGCCGCCGGCGCCGCCAGCCTTTTCAGCGCCTCCAGTGCAGATTCCGCACGAAATTCCTGTGCAAAGCCCAACGCTGCATTCAACAAGACGATGACCAGAATAACAATCGTGTCCTTGTGATCGCCGATCAGACTGGAAATTACGGCGGCCGCCAGCAGTATCAGAATCATTACATCCTTGAACTGATCGGCAAGAATGGCAAGGCGTGTTCGCCTGCCCTTGCCGCGCAGCCGATTGGGACCGTCACGCAAAAGCCTGGTCGCCGCCTCGCTGTTGCTCAGGCCATCGCGATTGCTCTGCAGCTCCTGCAGAGCTTGCTCGGTGCTACACTGGTGCCAGTTCATAGTTCAGTTCATCAGACTCCGACTGGGTCGCGCCGCGCCCGGATTGGCGGCTTGATTGCCCGCTGCTCGTTCGAGCAAAATGCCGGCGCGCAGCTCGTTGGAGGATACAGCGACGATCCCTCGGCCATTTTCCGTCCGCTCAATGAAAAAAGATTCGTGGTTCTCAATTAAAAGTGACGGCAGCCACTTGTTGACTGGAGGCGAGGCGCCGTTGATCGGACCGGTCGTCACGCGGGAAGCGAAGGCAAGGTAGGAACGATTGTATCGCGAGTTTTCCAGGCGCAATTGCAAACTCAGGCGATGATCCGACGCGGTCCAGAACCGCAGGCGATAGCCTGTTTCTCCATCAGAGCATTCCAGCCGGCCAAAAATAGTAATCCCGTCAGCCAGGTCAATGCCGTCGACCTTTTGACGAAAGCAAAGCGCCATGGGCCTCGCGGCAATTGCCGCAATTCCGGAATGATATCCAGGCAGCCGACCCTCTCTTGCCGCGGCGACAAAGCCCCCGCCTGGCAAGCTGCTCCAGAGTTCCGGCGAGGACCCTGCCAGATGGCGAATCGCAAAACGAGCATTGGCCAGTGAAGCGCCGTTCCATTCCAGTGTTGTGTCGCCGCTCCGGACCGACCCGGGAATAAAATTCCAGCGCCCCTGCACCAACTCAATCTCCGGCGTAAGCCTGCGGACCTCGGCGACAGCGAACCAGATGACTGCCGCCAGCGCTGCGCACAGTCGCGTCAATCCCATAAAACGCTGCCACTGCATAGGACAAACCCCAAGGACGCTTTTCCAGGCCCAAATCGATGGAGCGCCCGGTTCAGAAGCGGCGCCGGTAATGCACGGCAGCCCCATTTGCGCGGCAGGCAACCAACTTTCTGTGCACAGCGAGGTCCGGACTGCTGCGACTCTTGGTTGACTGGTTCATTGCCAGCAGGCAGTGCGACCTATGGCATTCGAACACATTAAGGCGCCGTCCAGCGGCGAAAAAATCTCGATTCAGAACGGAAAGCTTCAGGTTCCAGACCAGCCGGTGATTCCATTCATCGAAGGCGACGGCACGGGACCTGATATCTGGCGCGCCTCTGTGCGAGTGCTGGATGCAGCTGTCGAGAAGGCATATGGCGGAAAACGAAAGATCCACTGGTTTGAGGTATATGCCGGCGAGAAATCCTTTAACAAGTTCAAAGATACCTATCCCTCCGATCTCGGCAAGGCCTGGCTGCCCGACGATACCATCAAAGCCTTCCAGGATTACCTGGTGGGTATCAAGGGTCCTTTGACCACGCCGGTTGGCGGCGGAATTCGCAGTCTCAACGTCGCATTGCGACAGATACTGGACCTCTATGTTTGCCTCCGCCCGGTTCGCTGGTTTCAAGGGGTGCCCAGTCCAGTGAAGCAGCCGGAGTTGATTGATATGGTGATCTTTCGCGAGAACACCGAGGACATTTATGCCGGCATTGAATTCCAGGAAGGTACGGCGGACGCCAGGAAGTTCATCGAATGGTTTGCACAGACTTTCCCCGCCATGCACAAGAAGATTCGTTTTCCGGGAAGCGCTGGCATTGGCATCAAGCCAGTCAGTCGCGAAGGAACGGAGCGCCTGGTTCAGGCGGCCATCGACTACGCCATCGCCAATGATCGCAAATCAGTAACCCTGGTGCACAAAGGCAATATCATGAAGTTCACCGAAGGCGGCTTCCGTGATTGGGGCTACGGGCTGGCTAAAAGCGCTTACAAAGGCGAACTGGTCGACGGCGGGCCGTGGACAAAAATCAAGACCGGCGGAAAGGAGATCATGGTCAAGGATGTGATCGCAGACGCTTTCCTGCAGCAGATTCTAACGCGTCCGGCCGAATACGATGTGATCGCAACGCTCAACCTGAACGGCGACTATATCTCCGACGCCCTGGCGGCGCAGGTCGGCGGAATCGGGATAGCGCCAGGCGGGAACATCAACTACAAAACGGGGCATGCGATCTTCGAAGCCACACACGGAACGGCGCCGAAGTATGCCGACCAGGACAAGGTGAATCCGGGTTCAGTCATTCTATCCGGAGAAATGATGCTTCGCTATATGGGCTGGGTTGAGGCCGCGGATCGATTGATTGGAGCAATGGATAAAGCGATCACGCAAAAGACAGTAACCTACGACTTTGCTCGTTTGATGCCAGGCGCAAAAGAAGTGAAGTGCTCCGAATTTGGCGACGCGCTGATCAAGAACATGTAACGTTGCTGCGACAACGGCCGAAAGCAAGGCAGGACCGAAAGGTCCTGCCTTTTTTGTAAGCAGACGGTCCGGGCTGGCCCCGTTGCCACGGCGATCAAACGCTGAAGCTGTAGCCCACGTTCAGGTAGTAAAGAACGCGCGGTAACTTCTGGCGCGGCGTGTAGTTGTAGACGCTGCCTATCTGCGGCGTCAGGAAGCTCTTGTACAGATTGTTCAGATCGCTATTCACCGCGCCGTTGGTTTTCGAAGGATCGGCAACCAGACCATCATACTTCGTCGAGCCGCCTACCATCCAGGCAGGGACATCGCGGCCTGCAGTATCCGTGTCAAAGAAAGCCAGGGTCGGACGGTAAACTACGTAAAGTCCCACATTGAATCCGCTCAGCGCAAATCCAATGCCGCCGGTCAAATCCTGCCAGTTGTTGACGCCGGGCGCGACGCCATAGCCGGCGCTCAGGCTGAAAAAGAACGGCTCCGGGGCAAACTCGATCGTTACGGGAACGTAAAGCGTATTGGCCTGGATATCGCCATAGATGCCGGTGCTAAGGAAGGACAGCGCATCGGGAAAGCTGTAAGTAAGGAACAGCTCGCTGGAAGGCGTCGGCGTTGTGTTGACCGGGTTAGGTTTGAGGTAGGCCACCAAACCAAAGCCCAACGTTCCGGCATTGGTTTCGCGCTGGTAACCCAGCGTAAGGTCAATCTCGTCGAGGCGGCGCAAGCCGTTTTGCTCTTTGTGGAAGCCAGGCGCTCGGCCGCCATTGGCAGTCTGCTCAAGCAGCGTTGCTCCGGTGGCATTCAATCCGGCAGTCGTCAGCAAGGAGTCGTAGGTCGCCTGGAGCTCCGGCAAACCATAAGCGCCGCCGGCCTCGCGGCTCAGGGTTACGAGATTGGCGCCCTGCAAATTGCCGTTGGCATCGTTGCCGCTAAGGCCAGGACCGATCTGCAAGAGCTGGTCGGTGTCTGTATCCTGGCGACCCTGCATGGCAATGCTCATCCACGCATTGGCGTATAGACCCTCGACCGGAGTATTCACCGTGATCGATGGCTGAAAGGCAAGAGCCCCGCTGGCGCTGCCGTAGGCGCGGCCCTGCTGCGAGGCATAGTTCTGGTACAGGTCGTAGCCCCGCCAGACGTAGTTGGATACAAACTGAAGGCTTACATCCACGCTGGCTGGCGGGAGCTCGTCTTCGGCGAACAAAGCCGCCGGAAAGGCGATGGCCACGGCCGTCGCAAGCTTGGCTATTCTGCTCATTCTACCCCCTCTGATCCGCCTGTAGTGCAAATCTGCGGCGAACCAAACAAATGGCCGGACAAACTGTACCGGCACTGTCTTATTATTCGGCAGAAAGCTTACGTTCGTAGCATTTCTTTGCCTCCTGACTGTAGACGGAAAAAATGAGCCGATCCAACTCCGGTCCGGGGACAGATAGCTCCTTACGGACGGCTGCGATCGCAATGGAGGTTGCAGCTTCCAGGGGGGAAGCCGTAGGCGCCGGTGGAAATTGCCGGAAAGGCAATGGTGCGCGCCCCCAGACTGCGCCCCAATTGTAAGCTAGACCGATAGCAGTCTGCTGTTGGCCGCATTGACGATGGCATCTACTGGCGCCGTGCAAATGTCGCCAAAGCGAATTTCGATCAGCGTTTGACTCATGCCACGCAGACCGACATAAGCGGCAGGGCGCGCAGCCTCTTTCCGCTCTGGCGCCCGGGCCTGGCTTTTCTATTTTGTTTGCCGGTCGCGCCCGCCTGCCAACCCTGACCGCCATCTCATGGCGCTGATTGTGCAAAAGTACGGCGGAACCTCGGTGATGGACGCCGAGCGCATCAAGAATGTGGCCAGTCGTATCAAACGATACCACGATGACGGCGACGATGTTGTCGTAGTTGTATCGGCGATGGGTCATACGACCGACCGCCTGATTGAGCTGGCGGCGTCGGTCACTGCGTCGCCCAGTCGCCGCGAGATGGATATGCTCCTGTCCACAGGGGAGCAGGTGTCCATTGCGCTGGTGGCCATGGCCCTGGAAGCCATTGGCGTTCCGGCCATCTCCTTTACGGGCGGTCAGGTGCGCATCCGAACGGACGCCCAGCACAGCACCGCGCGCATCACGGACATCGATACCACTCGACTGCAGCAAGAACTGCTGCTGCGCAAGGTATGCATTGTTGCCGGCTTTCAAGGGGTCGACGATCAGCATACGATCTATACGCTGGGTCGCGGGGGCAGCGATACCAGCGCCGTGGCTCTGGCCGTCGCTTTGAAGGCCAGAGAATGCGAAATCTATACGGATGTCGATGGCGTCTATACCACCGATCCGAACAAGGTAGCATCAGCGCGCAAAATCGAGCGCCTTGCGTATGAAGAAATGCTGGAACTGGCGCGACTGGGCGCCGGCGTCCTGCACAGTCGTAGCGTGGAACTTGCTTCTAAATTTGGCGTGGTGATCCACGTGCGTTCCAGCTTCAACAATTCCAGCGGCACGCTGGTCGTCCCGGAGGATCAAGTCATGGAACAGGTTGTAGTCCGCGGGGTTACGCTGAAGAGCGACGAGGCCCGTATCTCAGTGGAGGATATTCCCGATCGGCCGGGTCTGGCCGCCGATCTTTTTGCTCGCCTGGCGGATAGCAGCGTCAATGTCGATATGATTGTACAGAGTGCAGGCTACGACAATCTGAACTCGATCTCTTTCACCGCCGGTCAGTCACAGCTCAATCTGGCGCGCGAGACAGTTCATGCCTTCTGCGCTGAGAACGGCGGCTCCGTGTCCGTGGAAGAAAAGATTGCCATTGTCAGCGCCGTCGGCGTTGGAATGCAATCGCACAGCGGCGTGGCAGCGACCATGTTCCAGGCGTTGGCGCGCATCGGCGCAAATATCGAAATGATTTCGACGTCAGAAATCAAGCTGTCGGTGGTTGTGAAACCGGAGCAGGGTCGCGCCGCTTTGCAGGCTGTGCACGACGCCTTTCAACTGGGCGCCCGGGCGGGCTGAGTGGCGGATCCGCGGCCAATCGGCGTTTTTGACTCTGGCCTTGGCGGTCTGACAGTCCTGACCGAGCTGGTGCGCGCGCTTCCGGCGGAATCCTACATTTATCTGGGCGACACGGCGCGTCTGCCCTATGGCGCCAAGTCCTCGCGAACGATTCAGCGTTACAGCCAGGAAGTTGCGGCGCGTTTGCTGGAACAGAATATCAAACTGTTGGTGATTGCCTGCAATACCGCGTCCGCTCACGCCGAGTCCTTACTGCGCAGCGAACTTGCCATTCCTGTTCTGGGCGTGATCCAGCCCGGGGTGGACGCTTTGCTGGCGGCCAGCCTGCACAATCGTGTTGGAGTGATCGGAACGCGCTCTACCATCAAGTCCGGCGTCTATGAACAGCGCATTCGCGCCCGCAAACCAGAGGCGCAGATTTTCAGCAAGGCCTGTCCGCTTTTTGTGCCGCTGGTAGAGGAGGGCTGGATCGAAAAGCGCATCACACAGCTGGTCATCGAAGAGTATCTGTCTGAAATGGTGCGCGAAGAGGTGGACGCCGTAGCCCTTGGCTGCACCCACTATCCGCTGCTGAAAAAGGCAATCCACAACGTGTATCCAGCGCTGCGTCTGGTGGACTCCAGCGAAGAAATCGCGCGCCAGGCTGCATCCTTGCTGGCAAGTACTCCCGGCCTGGCAGCCGGCACAAACTCCAGACCTCAGGTGCGCATCGAGTTGACTGATTTGACCGAGCAGATGAATGATCTGGAACGACTACTTTCCGGCTTACCTGTAAGCTCAGTAGAAGAAATCCAGTTGTCCGCCGCAGCGCCGCATTGACCGATTGGATTCAACCCGCCGATCACGGCAGGAGGCAAGCATGCGTTTGGCACTCTTTGGCGCGCGTCACTACGATCGTGAATCCTTTGAAATCGCAAATCAAGGCTTTGCACATTCCATCAGTTATCTGGAACCAAGGCTCGACGCAGATACTGCGCCGCTGGCTGCGGGCTATGACGCAGTCTGTTCTTTTGTCAACGATCGCCTTGATCAGCGTGCGCTGGAAAAACTCAAAGAGATTGGCGTTCGCATTATAGCCTTGCGCTGTGCCGGATTCAACCATGTAGATCTGGCTGCCGCTGCCCGTCTCGGCCTGCCAGTGGTTCGCGTCCCTGCCTATTCGCCGCATGCTGTGGCCGAGCACGCGGCGGCTCTCTTGCTTTCGCTGAATCGCCGCATCCACCGCTCGCATGCTCGAGTGCGCGAAGGCAACTTCTCGCTCGATGGATTGGTAGGATTCGACCTCTATGGTAAGACCATTGCCGTACTGGGAACTGGCAATATCGGGGCTACGGCGGCCCGTATTTTCCGGGGATTTGGCTGCCAGATTCTGGCTTACGATGCCTATCCAGACCAGGCGCTGAGCGCCGCCGGCATCCTCAGCTACGTTTCCCTGGATGAGGCGCTGCGCGCCGCGGACGTGATTTCGCTTCACCTGCCGCTTAGCCCGGAGACCCGTCACATTCTTGATGCGGATGCGTTTGCCAGGATGAAGCCGGGTGCGCTGGTGATCAACACCGGTCGCGGAGCGCTGATTGACAGTCGGGCCCTGGTAGTCGCCTTAAAGGGCGGTCGCGTCGGAGGCGCGGGCCTGGATGTATATGAAGAGGAGGAGGGACTCTTCTTCCGCGACATGTCCAATCAGGTAATTCAAGACGATGTTCTGGCGCGCTTGCTGACTTTTCCCAATGTGATCATTACCGCTCATCAGGCTTTTTTGACACGCGAGGCTCTGGGTGCAATTGCCGCCACCAGCCTGCAAAGCCTGGCGGATTTTGAAGCAGGTCGTCCCCTTCAGCATCAAGCGCCGGCGCCCGCCGGCTAAATTTCCCAATACCATTGAATCGCTCGCAATGGCGCATGATCCGTTCGAATGCTGGACAGCGCCGCGCCTTCCTCAATCTTGCAGTATGTGCTCCTGCTCCAGGCATGCGCAGCGAGCTTTCAGAATCTCGCCGCTGGTAATGGCCGCTTTGTTGTTTGCATCGCCGCTGGCGCTGCATGCACAGACCCCGCAGGTCGCGCGCTGTAGCGGCGACTGCCAGCACGGCGAAGGGCTTCTGGACCTGGGGGCCGGCCGCAGTTATCGAGGCGGCTTCCGCGATGGTCGATTTCATGGTCAGGGAACGCTGCATCTTGGAGCGGGCAACGAGTACCGCGGGCAGTTTGCCAACGGTGAAATGAGCGGCCGCGGATTGCGCATCTGGCCAGGCGGCCGGCGCTACAACGGCGAACTGCGCGCCGGACTGCCGGAGGGTCAGGGTGAAATGCACTGGCCCTCGGGACTGGTCTATCGCGGCCAATGGCGTCAGGGAAGGATGCAGGGGCGCGGCCAGCTGACTTTTCGCGGCGGCGCCGTACTGCGCGCGCAATTTCGCAACGGTCAGGCGGTGGCCGATGCTCTACTGCAATTTGCCGACGGCGTCGTCTATCGCGGCGCACTGCGCAACAACAAGCCGCACGGGCAAGGAGAGATGCGCTTCGCTGATGGCGCAGTCTTGCGCGGCCAGTTCATTGACGGACGTCCGGCAGGGCAGGTGCAAATCCAGTATTCCAGCGGCATCCAATTCACAGGTCAGCTGCACGCTACAAATGGCGCCGGCATGGTGGACCTGAGCGGCGAAGGCGAATTGCGATTCAGCGCAGAGCAGGTCTACCGCGGCGGATTGCTGCACGGAAAAATGCACGGACACGGGCGTTTGGTTCAGCAGGGGAAGTTTGAGTATCAGGGCCAATTTCGCGAAGGACGCTACCACGGACAGGGCGAGCTGAAGACGCAGGATGGCGCACTCTACCGCGGGGAGTTCGTCAGCGGAGCGCCACAGGGCCAGGGGATGTACCGCTTTCCAGGCGGCGCCGTTTATGAAGGTCAATTTGCTGGCGGCCGCTTTCAAGGTCAGGGTACGCTAACGCGCGCCAACGGCGAGGTGGTCAGAGGTGAATTCCAAAATGGTCAGCTGGTCAAGCCCCAAGAAAGCGTTACGCCGTCCGCGCCTTGAGCGTCGAGTTGCAATGCCAGAAGTCTGATGCGCTTTCCAGTACGCGCAAAAGATTGATGAGCTAGGGGGGCGTGGGCGCTTCCAGTCCGGCAGCGGAACGGTCTGGAATGGGCGGCGCCGCCGGCGCTGGCGCGGCATGGATGGGCGGGAAAGTAGCCAGGGATTCCATCAAGGCCTTCGCTTCCGCGCTCAAGGGCGACGGCTGCATTCCATCCAGACTGTCGCCCTGCGCCAGCCGAAGCTCGGAGGGCCCATCGAGCGCAATACTTCGTCCGCCTGGATCGGCAACAAGCAGCTTGCCATCAAACAAAGCGGTCAGGGTCCCCGCGGATGATTCGCGCATCAAGAACCGCGTTCCACGTACTGCGGCAATGGTTGTCGGGGTCCGCAGCGAAAAATCGCTGCCTGCCGATAGGCGAGCGATCTCTGCCGAAACGGCGCCCCGATCCAGCTGCAGCCTGCTGGCATTCTTACTGGCGTCGCTGAGAGTCTGCAGCCGGGCGCCGGGTCCCAGACGCAGGCGGGCCCCGGTATGCAGCACAATCTCACATCCCGAAGCCGGTCCGGTTTCGATGGCGTCATTGGCCTGCAGCTGGGCGCCGGCCTGCGCCGGTGCGGTCTCAGCGCCGCGCGTCAATCGTACCTGTCCGAACACCTGCGAGAGGAGCCCGGCGGGGCCGCTGTTGCGTGCGCAGGACAGGCACGCCGAAGCCAGCACGGCGGCCAGCATCGCCGCGATTGGAATTCTTTGCGAAAAAAGCATCAGCAGGCAATCGTTCCGGCGGCCGCAGTCCCCGGGCAAGCGAAGAAATTCTAGCCCGTGGCAAGCGTCAATTTCTACTGTCCGTGCTGGCAACGCCGATCTCTGCGCTGCCTGTCTGCGTCCAATGATATCGAGCATCGGCGTTACTCAGTGTTGTGGCCGCGCAATCCGATGATCGCTGCAGAGGTGGGTACTTGATCCGCAATTTTCGATACCTGATACTGGCGGCCTTTGCACTGGCCTTTGCGCCGCTCTTTGCCCAGACGGTGGCAGTCGACTTCGACCAGGCGGAGTTTGACCGCCTGGCCGAGCTGGCCAGCCAGAAGTACATCGATCCCGACCGCTTGCAGCCCTCGCTGGCCTATTCCAGCGCAGCCGACACGGCCCTGCGCTCGCTGCCCTATCCGCTTCTGCTGTGGCCCCGGCGCTTCTACGATCGGCGCAGCGAGTTTCGCGACGACGTCGATATCCCGGGCCGGCCGGTGGAAAGCGGCATTGCTGGCGACTTTGTGATCTTTCGACCGGATCATGCCGCCTGGCAAGAGCAACTGAACGCTTACCGGCTCAACAACAAGGCGCGTTTGGAGCGCATGACGCCCGCCGAACGACTTCAGGAGACTGATCGACTGCGACAGCGGCGGAGAGAAGCTCTGCAATTCATTGACCAGAGCTGGAAGGAGTCGGCTTTCGGACGCGACCAGTACCTGGCGATCATGCAATGGCTTTCCAATCGCTGGTCGGACTACGCTACGCCCCCGCCAGGCGTGGGCGCTGCGCAACTAGAATCCTTTCGTGGCTTTGGCATGCACCGCCTCTACTTTGCGGCGATCAACGGTTACCTTTCCTCGCTGGATCCTCATAGCTCTGTCGTCACTCGCGCCGATTGGGAAAAGATCATCTCCGAAGCGGCTAACTCCTCTTTTGAAGGAATTGGCGCCCTGCTTCGCGGAGGCGGCTCAGAGGACGTAGTGATTGAAACGCCCCTGGCAAACTCGCCGGCGCTGGCCGCCGGCGTCCGCGCTGGCGACATCGTGCGCAAGGTCGATGGACGTTCCGTCGCTAACCTGCAGCTGGATGATATTGTTCGAATGATTCGCGGGCCGCGCGATTCCATAGTCGAATTGGAAGTGGAGCGGTTGGGCGAGGCGACGCCAACTGTTCTGCGAATCAAGCGCGGCCTCATTGAGCAGCGCGCAGTAAGTTCGGAGTATCTGTCCGAACGAAAAGTCGGAGTGATTCGCGTTACCTCATTCCTCTACAAAGATCGCAACACCGATGATATGGTGCTGGAGGAGTTTCAGCGGCTGCGCGCCCAGGCGGAGGGCAAACTCAAAGCGCTGGTCATCGATCTGCGCGGGAACTCGGGCGGTCATCTGATTCAGGCGGTGCGTCTGGCGGGGCTTTTTATTCCGCCGCACGCTGCTGTCGTTACGGTACGCACAGGCGACGGTCGCGCGGAAACCCATGGCAGCCCGGTCAATCGACCGCTGCGCGATCCGCGCGTGGACCGCTGGCCCTTGATTGTGT is a genomic window containing:
- a CDS encoding cation-translocating P-type ATPase, whose product is MNWHQCSTEQALQELQSNRDGLSNSEAATRLLRDGPNRLRGKGRRTRLAILADQFKDVMILILLAAAVISSLIGDHKDTIVILVIVLLNAALGFAQEFRAESALEALKRLAAPAARVWRDRQLQIVPADQVVAGDVVAVEAGDMIPADLRLIESHSLLMEEAALTGESQPVEKSIAVISGAALSPGDRLNMVFKGSTVAYGRGLGLTVATGMNTELGRIALLLQEKSGPTPLQQRLADFGKRLSLAVLGICALLFVVGLMRGEAPLQMLLVSISLAVAAIPEALPAVVSIALALGARRLASRQALIRKLPAVETLGSVTYICSDKTGTLTQNRMTVVETYAAQGDWQGLPCSSWLTLAMLLNQDVRQSGDEEIGDPTELALLRYARDQRLESAAELQRHLRIDELPFDSERKRMTTVHRYGERFLCVTKGGVESLLAACADDAGAALLPLAEDMANRGMRVLAFGLRLLDQAPDDEQRLRLESELRPVGLAGMIDPPRDEARQAIADCFTAGITPVMITGDHPLTASAIAVKLGIMRDPETELIHGPQLAALDETSFEQLVERIRVYARVAPEQKLRIVRALQKKGHYVAMTGDGVNDAPALRRANIGVAMGRTGTDVSREAAHMVLLDDNFATISSAVREGRRIFDNIRKFIKYTMTSNSGEIWTIFLAPVLGLPIPLLPIHILWINLVTDGLPGLAFSSEPAEPDVMRRPPRKPTESIFADGMAWHILWVGLLMGGVCLVLQALSIYFHVGHWRTMVFTVLCLSQMGHALAIRSDTLSLFQMGLSTNRFLLGAISLTLALQLALIYFTPLHFVFNTQSLSPTELALCLALSSVVFWGVEAEKALKRRRRRTPPVASGQQRRDLRAGPKTGS
- a CDS encoding aspartate kinase — encoded protein: MALIVQKYGGTSVMDAERIKNVASRIKRYHDDGDDVVVVVSAMGHTTDRLIELAASVTASPSRREMDMLLSTGEQVSIALVAMALEAIGVPAISFTGGQVRIRTDAQHSTARITDIDTTRLQQELLLRKVCIVAGFQGVDDQHTIYTLGRGGSDTSAVALAVALKARECEIYTDVDGVYTTDPNKVASARKIERLAYEEMLELARLGAGVLHSRSVELASKFGVVIHVRSSFNNSSGTLVVPEDQVMEQVVVRGVTLKSDEARISVEDIPDRPGLAADLFARLADSSVNVDMIVQSAGYDNLNSISFTAGQSQLNLARETVHAFCAENGGSVSVEEKIAIVSAVGVGMQSHSGVAATMFQALARIGANIEMISTSEIKLSVVVKPEQGRAALQAVHDAFQLGARAG
- a CDS encoding 2-hydroxyacid dehydrogenase, yielding MRLALFGARHYDRESFEIANQGFAHSISYLEPRLDADTAPLAAGYDAVCSFVNDRLDQRALEKLKEIGVRIIALRCAGFNHVDLAAAARLGLPVVRVPAYSPHAVAEHAAALLLSLNRRIHRSHARVREGNFSLDGLVGFDLYGKTIAVLGTGNIGATAARIFRGFGCQILAYDAYPDQALSAAGILSYVSLDEALRAADVISLHLPLSPETRHILDADAFARMKPGALVINTGRGALIDSRALVVALKGGRVGGAGLDVYEEEEGLFFRDMSNQVIQDDVLARLLTFPNVIITAHQAFLTREALGAIAATSLQSLADFEAGRPLQHQAPAPAG
- the icd gene encoding NADP-dependent isocitrate dehydrogenase, with the protein product MAFEHIKAPSSGEKISIQNGKLQVPDQPVIPFIEGDGTGPDIWRASVRVLDAAVEKAYGGKRKIHWFEVYAGEKSFNKFKDTYPSDLGKAWLPDDTIKAFQDYLVGIKGPLTTPVGGGIRSLNVALRQILDLYVCLRPVRWFQGVPSPVKQPELIDMVIFRENTEDIYAGIEFQEGTADARKFIEWFAQTFPAMHKKIRFPGSAGIGIKPVSREGTERLVQAAIDYAIANDRKSVTLVHKGNIMKFTEGGFRDWGYGLAKSAYKGELVDGGPWTKIKTGGKEIMVKDVIADAFLQQILTRPAEYDVIATLNLNGDYISDALAAQVGGIGIAPGGNINYKTGHAIFEATHGTAPKYADQDKVNPGSVILSGEMMLRYMGWVEAADRLIGAMDKAITQKTVTYDFARLMPGAKEVKCSEFGDALIKNM
- a CDS encoding macro domain-containing protein; the protein is MGRSLGARTIAFPAISTGAYGFPPGSCNLHCDRSRP
- a CDS encoding FecR family protein, with amino-acid sequence MLFSQRIPIAAMLAAVLASACLSCARNSGPAGLLSQVFGQVRLTRGAETAPAQAGAQLQANDAIETGPASGCEIVLHTGARLRLGPGARLQTLSDASKNASRLQLDRGAVSAEIARLSAGSDFSLRTPTTIAAVRGTRFLMRESSAGTLTALFDGKLLVADPGGRSIALDGPSELRLAQGDSLDGMQPSPLSAEAKALMESLATFPPIHAAPAPAAPPIPDRSAAGLEAPTPP
- the murI gene encoding glutamate racemase, giving the protein MADPRPIGVFDSGLGGLTVLTELVRALPAESYIYLGDTARLPYGAKSSRTIQRYSQEVAARLLEQNIKLLVIACNTASAHAESLLRSELAIPVLGVIQPGVDALLAASLHNRVGVIGTRSTIKSGVYEQRIRARKPEAQIFSKACPLFVPLVEEGWIEKRITQLVIEEYLSEMVREEVDAVALGCTHYPLLKKAIHNVYPALRLVDSSEEIARQAASLLASTPGLAAGTNSRPQVRIELTDLTEQMNDLERLLSGLPVSSVEEIQLSAAAPH